One genomic window of Pagrus major chromosome 22, Pma_NU_1.0 includes the following:
- the nek2 gene encoding serine/threonine-protein kinase Nek2 has translation MPSRVEDYEVLYTIGSGSYGRCQKIRRKSDGKILVWKELDYGTMAESEKHMLVSEVNLLRELRHPNIVRYYDRIIDRTNTTLYIVMEHCEGGDLSSLINRCIKERHYLEEQLILRVMAQLTLALNECHRRSDGRATVLHRDLKPANIFLDIRQNVKLGDFGLARILNHDTSFAKTFVGTPYYMSPEQVNRMSYNEKSDIWSLGCLLYELCALSPPFTAYNQKELAEKIKEGKFRRIPYRYSEELNTLLSKMLNLKDYLRPSVESILQSSLLADAVAEEQRKAQVRPRRKSADSDCPSHKPSEPTSASAAELRLREQALRDREKALKEREERLEQREQELCVRERLSNEKLTRAESLLKNYNRLQPQREMALFYGKDIDEENISPGKKKVHFAGESKENWRPDSRQSVTSQELILRRLRVAKLRAQTLNEVEKTCQMKSRQILGIR, from the exons ATGCCGTCCCGTGTGGAGGACTACGAGGTGCTGTACACTATAGGCTCGGGCTCCTATGgaagatgtcagaaaataagGCGGAAATCTGACGGGAAA ATCCTCGTGTGGAAGGAGCTGGACTATGGCACCATGGCGGAGAGTGAAAAGCACATGCTGGTGTCAGAGGTAAACCTGCTGAGGGAGCTCAGGCACCCAAACATAGTACGGTACTACGACCGCATCATAGACCGGACTAACACCACGCTGTACATCGTCATGGAGCACTGCGAGGGTGGGGACCTGTCCAGCCTCATCAACAGATGCATCAAGGAAAG GCATTATTTGGAGGAGCAGCTCATCCTGCGGGTCATGGCACAGCTCACATTGGCTCTGAACGAGTGCCACAGACGCAGTGATGGCAGGGCCACGGTTCTTCATCGAGACTTGAAACCAGCCAACATCTTCCTCGACATCAGACAGAACGTGAAGCTTGGAGACTTTGGACTAGCGAGGATCCTGAACCATGACACCAGTTTTGCAAAGACATTTGTCGGGACACCTTACTACATGTCTCCA GAACAAGTGAATCGGATGTCATACAACGAGAAGTCAGATATTTGGTCCCTGGGATGTTTGCTGTATGAACTCTGTGCATTATC TCCTCCATTTACTGCCTACAACCAAAAAGAGCTGGCAGAGAAGATCAAAGAGGGGAAGTTCAGAAGAATCCCGTACCGATACTCTGAGGAACTGAACACGCTGCTCAGCAAAATGCTCAACTTGAAG GACTATCTGAGGCCCTCTGTGGAGTCTATTCTCCAGAGCAGCCTGTTGGCTGATGCTGTCgctgaggagcagaggaagGCACAAGTGCGACCCCGAAGAAAGTCGGCAGATTCTGACTGTCCATCTCACAAACCGTCTGAACCAACAtctgcctctgctgcagagCTCAGACTCAGGGAACAAGCGCtgcgagacagagagaaggcGCTGAAGGAGCGCGAGGAGAGGCTGGAGC aaaGGGAGCAGGAGCTTTGTGTTCGTGAGCGACTGTCAAATGAGAAGCTTACGAG AGCAGAGAGTTTACTGAAGAATTACAACCGTCTACAGCCGCAGAGGGAAATGGCACTGTTCTATGGCAAAGACATAG ATGAGGAGAACATCTCCCCCGGCAAGAAGAAGGTCCACTTTGCTGGTGAGAGCAAAGAGAACTGGCGTCCCGATAGTCGTCAGAGTGTGACGTCTCAGGAGCTGATTCTGAGGAGGCTGCGGGTGGCCAAGCTGCGTGCTCAAACACTGAATGAAGTGGAGAAAACCTGCCAGATGAAGAGCAGGCAGATCCTCGGCATCCGCTGA
- the slc30a1a gene encoding zinc transporter 1a — protein MACEPNRVRLLCMLTLTFGFFVVEVVVSRMTASLSMLSDSFHMLSDVIALVVALVAVRFAEKTHSTNKNTFGWIRAEVMGALVNAVFLTALCFTIILEAIERFTEPNEIESPVMVAGVGAAGLLVNLFGLCLFHGHAGGGHGHSHGGHSHGNKNKRGKAGNGSSGEETNNLVANHNSPGDVRPRKEISCKDSTEVQMNGNTHYEEMDHDHDSSAQLNMRGVFLHVLGDALGSVIVVVTALIFTFVWQPCIDGETCVNPCINSHTTDHQHVNHTLVDLLEGPTMSTMKFAGPCWVLYLDPTLCIIMVGILLYTTYPLLKESALILLQTVPKQINMHRLNEQLLSLDGVLAIHELHIWQLAGSRIIATAHIKCHDPTSYMEVAKRIKDFFHDEGIHATTIQPEFVTFNSESRDSLCELSCRTQCAPKLCCGSADKQNTDSDKKAGSECKAAASALEGIRETLEEPPAIQVCPQSEAEVTITREVESSL, from the exons ATGGCTTGCGAGCCCAATCGTGTCCGGCTGCTATGTATGCTCACATTGACTTTTGGGTTCTTCGTTGTGGAAGTGGTAGTCAGCCGGATGACCGCATCTCTATCGATGCTGTCGGACTCCTTTCATATGCTGTCGGACGTCATTGCGTTGGTGGTGGCTCTGGTGGCGGTGCGATTCGCCGAAAAAACCCACTCGACCAACAAAAACACCTTCGGGTGGATCCGGGCGGAGGTGATGGGGGCGCTGGTCAACGCCGTCTTCCTCACGGCGCTGTGCTTCACCATCATCCTGGAGGCTATCGAGCGCTTCACCGAGCCCAATGAGATCGAGAGCCCGGTGATGGTCGCCGGGGTCGGCGCGGCGGGGCTCCTGGTCAACCTGTTCGGACTCTGCTTGTTTCACGGCCACGCCGGCGGAGGCCACGGGCATTCCCACGGAGGACACTCTCATGGAAATAAGAACAAGAGGGGCAAGGCTGGGAACGGGTCATCAGGAGAGGAGACCAACAACTTGGTGGCAAATCACAACAGTCCTGGTGATGTGAGACCAAGAAAGG AAATCAGCTGTAAAGACAGCACAGAGGTGCAGATGAATGGCAACACCCACTATGAGGAGATGGACCACGACCACGACTCATCAGCCCAGCTGAACATGCGCGGAGTCTTCCTCCATGTGTTGGGCGATGCCCTGGGCTCTGTCATTGTGGTGGTCACTGCTTTAATATTTACCTTTGTGTGGCAGCCCTGCATAGACGGCGAGACGTGTGTGAACCCGTGCATCAACAGCCACACCACAGACCACCAGCACGTCAACCACACGCTGGTCGACCTGCTGGAAGGTCCGACTATGTCGACCATGAAATTTGCCGGTCCCTGCTGGGTTCTCTACCTGGATCCCACACTCTGCATCATTATGGTGGGCATCCTGCTGTATACTACCTACCCGCTGCTCAAAGAGTCGGCCCTCATCCTGCTGCAGACCGTGCCCAAGCAGATCAACATGCACCGGCTCAATGAGCAACTGCTGAGTCTGGACGGCGTCCTTGCCATCCACGAGCTGCACATCTGGCAGCTGGCTGGCAGCCGCATCATCGCTACAGCGCACATTAAGTGCCACGACCCCACATCTTACATGGAGGTGGCCAAGCGCATCAAGGACTTCTTCCATGACGAGGGCATCCACGCCACCACCATCCAGCCCGAGTTTGTCACGTTCAACTCGGAGTCTCGAGATTCCCTCTGTGAGCTCTCCTGTCGGACTCAGTGTGCTCCCAAGCTGTGCTGCGGCtctgcagacaaacagaacaCAGACTCTGATAAGAAGGCCGGCAGTGAATGCAAGGCTGCTGCCTCAGCCCTGGAGGGAATCAGAGAGACCCTAGAGGAGCCCCCAGCCATTCAGGTGTGTCCTCAGTCAGAGGCCGAGGTTACCATCACCAGAGAGGTGGAGTCGTCTCTGTGA